The nucleotide window CGCGACCGAAGGCGTCCTCGAGCGTTTCGACGCCGTGGCCAGTGCCCCACCGCTTTGTCAGTGCGGTCACGTCGTAGTCGGCACCCGTGTCGATCAGGTCCCGCAGCGTGCGTTCGATCTCGGGGTTCTCCTCGCCGTAGGGTGCAAGTCCCATCACCTTGCCCTCGCCGTTGAACATGTGATAGCCGAGGTACTCCGTGATGATGGCGAAAAAGAGCCCGAGACTGTTCGGGTGCTCGTACGTGTAGACGCGCTCGAGGCGCTCGCCGTCGGCGTACCAGATCACCGTCGAGTCGGACTCGCCTTTGGCGTCCACCGTCAGGACGACTCCCTCGTCGAATCCGGACGGATGAAAGGCGCTCGCCGCGTGACAGCGATGGTGGGGAATCGTCTCGACCGGTGGCAGCGGCGTGCCGAACGATTCGAGGCGGTTTTCGATCTGTTGGGTCGGGACGAATCGGCTGCGGAGCTGCATGGTGAGCGTCTGCTCGAGCGCCGAGAGCTTTCGGCTGAGACCGGGCGCTCGAATCGCGTCGGCCAGGTAGTGTGTCGCGATCTCACTGCGACGCTGAGGTTCGTAGGGCAGCAGAATACGATCGAGATCAGTGAGATCCAGATCCCGATGGTCGAGACAGGCCTGAATGGCGTGTTCGGGGAACGTCTCCGGGGCGTGTTTGTCCCGCGTGTATCGCTCTTCCTCGACGGCGAAGACGGGTGTCCCGTCTTCGAAGAGGACGGCGCTTGGATCGTGCTGTCCGTACAGTCCGATTGCGGGCTTGAACGCGAGTAGATACGTCGTCATGAGTCCGTGATAGTTCGCACGTTAGACGGAACCGAAGGCGACACAAAACACTCGTGGCGTTTTGCTGAACCGGCAAATCGTGGCCTATTTGTTCGACGGCGGTAATCGACTCGCCGTGCAACACGAGGGACAGACGAACTCGGCAGCGATCTTTCAGGTCCTGGCCGACGACTACGCGCGGCGGATCCTCGTCGCCGCGGATCAGGGGCCGATGACGGCGAAGGCGCTCAGCGAAGCCTGTGATGCCTCGCTCACGACGGTGTACCGTCGCTGCTCGATGCTCCAGGAACACGACCTGCTCGAGGAACGAACGTCGGTCGGACCCGACGGCACGCACAGAAGCGAGTTCGAGACGGTTCTCGAGGAACTCCACGTCGACCTCTCGGGTGGTGAACTCTCGCTGACGATGGAAACACGCGACGAACTCGCGGACAACTTTACGGCGCTGTGGGACGGGTTGCGAGGAGACAAATGATCGAAGTTCCGTTCGTGCTCGCGAAACTGATTACGCTCGCGTTGAGCCTCGCGGTCGCGTATCTGGCCTATCACGGCTACCGGCGACACGGCCGCGAGCCGATGCTGTACGTCGCCGCCGGGTTCGTGTTCATCGGAGCCGGCGCGATCTGTGAAGGCCTTATTTATACGATGTTCGGCACGTCGATCCTGTCTGCCGGTCTCATCCAGGCCGCGATCGTCTCGAGCGGCATGGTGCTCGTGCTCGTTTCGCTGACCAAGTGACGGCTCGATCCGTCGACGTCTCAGCGGCTACACGACGTCTCGCAGGTCGAACAGCCGGTCCGACGGCGCAGAACGACACCGACGACCGAAAGCGTCAGCACGGTCACGAGCACCTGTCCGAGTCCGGCACCCAGTCCGGTGGCGGTGACACCGCCCGTGACGGCCATCGCTCCCGGCCCGAGACAACAGAGACTCGCCAGTCCCGCGAGTCCGAGCAGCGATCCGCGAGATGCACTCTCCGAGTTCATATCCAGCCGTAATGCACACGATTTCATATAGATTGGTGTGCCCGCTCGTCGAATGCGACGACGACGGTGGATAGGCCACGTCGTCTTAACGGCACTCGATTCGCTGACCCGGCAACTAACCGGTCGCCATTTATATGCTCGACAACAACCTCGAGACATGCATCGCCGTCGGTATCTGTATACGGCTGCCACCGCTGGGATCGTCGGCACTGCCGGCTGTCTCGAGTCGCTGCCGGGAACGGGCGATAGTCGAACGGTCCTCGAGCCACCGGAGCAAGACCTGAGCGAGGCGTCCCATCCGTCCTACGACGAGGAGCTCCCCGAGTCCACGCTTCCCGATCCGCTGCTCGGCGAGGAAATTTCGACAGCACAGTTCGAGGGCAAGCGAACCGTGTTGATGACATTTATTTATACGAACTGTCCTGACGGGATGTGCCCGGCGCTGACACAGCGCCTGCGCCGGACACAGGAAGTCGCAGCGGAAGAGGGGTTCGCTGACGAATCGGCGTTTCTCGCGCTGACGTTCGATCCCGAGCGGGACACGCCAGACGTACTCGAGACCTACGCCGGCCAGCAAGGCGTCGACCTCGATGCCGGCAACTGGCATTTCCTTCGGCCCGAAACGTACGAGGAGGCACAGCAGGTCGTCTCCGAACAGTACGGCTTGCCACTCGAGAAACGCGACGCCGACCAGTACGAGAACCTCGAGTACGCGTTCCCGCATTACAATCTGATCTTGCTCGTCAACGATCAGGGGATCGTCGAACGGGCGTACCCGAACGGAGCAACGATCGACATTTCGACGGTCGCTGACGACTTCGAAACCGTCGTCACCGCGTGAGGGAGTCGGACGTTACTGCTCGGTAGTTGCCGTGCCGTCGCTGGCACGTTCGTACTTCGCTTCGAACACGCCGATGAGTCGGTCCATTTTCGCGTACCAGTTGTTGACGGTTCGCTGCATATCGCGTGCGATCTGTGTGGGTGGCGTCGAGAAGTAGACGTGGTAGTACCCACCGTGCTCGTAGTTGATCTGCTCCTTTTTGACGAATCCGCTCTGGAGCAGTCGCTGGATCGATCGGTAGGTCGTCGAGCGCTCGCGGTCGACCCGTTCGGCGACGTCATCGATCGTCAGTGGCTCATCACTTTCGACGAGCACTCGGTAGCACGCGGTATCGAGTTGTGTGTGGCCGTGGAGACACTCCAACAGTCCCTCACACACCATCTCCTGCTGGAGTTGCTTGGCCATCGAGTTCGCCATCGTTCTACACCGATATTCGCGTCGCGTGGTGATAAGAGTTTTGTAGAGTTTATACAATATTAGTTAGTCATAGTGGCAGACACGTCCACAGCCACAGTCTCTGTGCGGTCGCACTGCCACAGGGGGTCGTGATGCAGTCAGTACGGCGGTCGTTGTGCCTGCACGACGTCCGCGAGCTGTTGGTGTTCGTCGGCGAGTAGTTCGTTCAGGTCGTCGACCGTGATGATGCCGGTCAGGTCACCGTCGCCGTCGGTCACTGGAAGTCGACGCACGCCGTGCTCACTCATGAGTTCGGTGGCCCGGTAGAAGCCGCTATCGTGGGCGATCGTACACAGATCAGTCGACATTACGTCCTCGGCGACGAGTTCGTCTGGTGCTGTTCCCTCCGCGACCACCTCGAGGGTCAGGTCTCGATCGGTCACGATCCCGACGGGTTCGTCACCGTCAGTGATCACGATGCTGCCGACGTCTTCGTCGTTCATCATCGTCGCGAGTGCCTGTACCGATTCGTCCGTGGCCGCAGTGATGACGTCACTCCGAGCGAGGTTGTCTACTGGCATGTCTTGGACACCAGGCTACCCTCCCCACACGGGAGGGTATAATCCTATGTGGCACTCGTTCGGTGGTGTTACTTTCCGGGCCGCTAACCAGAAACGAATCGGACGGAAAACCGAACCGAAGCCGACGTCAACGACTGGCCACGTAGCAATCGCTGCGAATCGGTCGACCTCCTTCACTCGAGTCCAGCCGTATTCCGGTACGAATCACGAGTCGCGACGCGGAGAGCGACGAGTGGTCCGGAGACAGCAGTACTGTTAGCTCTCGACTGCAGCCGCGCTGTCGACGTGTTCGTACTTGTCCTCGAACTCTTGGATGAGTTGCCCCATTTTCGCGTACCAGTCGTTTAGCATCCGCTGCATGTCGTTTGCGATCTGGGACGGGTCGGTTGGGGAGTAAACGTGGTAGTACCCACCCTGCTCGTAGTTGATCTGCTCTTTCTGAATGAACCCGCTCTGGAGCAGGCGCTGGATCGATCGGTAGGCAGTCGAGCGCTCGCGGTCGACTCGTTCGGCGACCTCGTCGATCGTCAACGGCTCGTCGCTCTCGACCATCACTTGATAACACTCTTTGTCCAGTTGCTTGAGACCGTGGATACACTCCAGGAGCCCCTCGCAGGCCATGTCTTGCTGGAGTTGTTCAGCCATCGAATTTGCCATGTTACTGGCTCTAGATTGGGATCCTGATGATATAAGGGTTGTGTGAGTATTGTGCAATTTCGATGCGCAGTAATTGGGTCGTCGAATCGGCTGCCGCCGGGCGTTAGTCCGCGACCGCCGTCGCCGTGTTCGACTCCGCTCGCATCGTCTTGATCGTGCTGTAGATCACGGCGCCGCTGACCAGGAACGCCGAGAGCAGGATCAGCGCAAAGCTGACCGTGCTCAGGACCTCCATCCCGAGGTAGTCGCCGGCCTGACGGAACGCGACGGCGATCGATCCACCCAGGAGCATCAGTCCGAAGTAGATCTTGATATCGCCTTCGTTGACGATCCCCGTCGCGGCCGAACCGATGCGAGCCCCGAGTGCGCTCCCAGCCAGCAGGGGCGCGACGATCGAGAGGTCGACGCCGCCTTCCATCCCGTAGAGGAACGAGCCGATCCCGCCCGAGAACACGATCTCGAACAGGTCGGTCCCGACCGCCACGGGAACTGGCACCCCGATGAGATAGAACATCGCGGGCATGCGGATGAAGCCACCGCCGACGCCGAGGAAGCCCGACAGCAGGCCCGTCGCGAACGCGACGCCTAACACCATCCACAGCGAAACCTGAATGCCGCCGGCGATCGTCATCATGGGCGGCACGTGGTACGACTGGATCTTCTTTGCGATGTCCGGAATCGCGTCCGGGTCGATCTCCTCGTTTGCGGCCTCGTGGTGGCCGCCGCCGCTGTCGTCACCGTCATTTTTGAGCGCGTTTCGCGTGACGAACACGCCGATCACGCCCAGCAGGACGACGTAGGTGACGCCGATGACCCCGCTGGCGAGGCCGAGCTCCTCGAGGTAGAACACCCCGATTCGACCGACTTCGATCCCGACAGAGGTCCCGACGATCATCAGTCCGCCGAGTTTGTAGTCGACCTGTCCGAGGTCGTGGTGTTTCAGCGTCGCGATCACGGCCGTCCCGAAGACGAACGCCATCCCACTACCGACCGCGACCCGTGCTGGATACCCCATCACGAGTAACGCGGGCGTGACGAGGAACGATCCGCCCATGCCGAAGAAGCCGAACAGCACGCCGACCATAAAGCCGAAGCTGACGAACAGCACGATCAGCGTGAGTCCGATGCCAAATATCTCCATTTATGTATTCTTGATCGTCTCGATGACCGGTGGTGCTGCGACCTGCTCGAGTGCGCCGTAGCCGACGTAGAGGACGATTGCCTCGACGAGGACGGCACCGACGAGCACGCCTGCCTGTACTGCTGGGGAAAGGGTTGCGAAGTCGATCATGCGTCTCGACCTCCATCCGATACCGGTTGTGTGCGGATCATGGATTTCTACTCAGTACACTCTACCAGCAGAGTGCGTATAACGCTTTTGGGGAAAGCGTACAATATTACTGCAACCTATCTCATTGCTATCCCACGGAAATATTTGTATACGTTATGTAAATATAGCGTCCCTCTAGGCGGCTCTTCGAATTGCTCGGACGCGCTCGAGAAAAGGGTGTGTCAATAACACACATTCAGAAGCTGTTTGTTCACGCCGCGACCGACACGAAACGTGTTTTCTCAGAGAGGAGTCTTGCACGGAATAGTCTCTTCAGCTAACAGCTGTTTGTCCGGTCGTACGGCCAGCAGGACGGGTATGCGATCGGATCACTGCAAACGGAAAATCAGTCGAGTGCCCGCTCAGATGGTGTCGTTCGCTCGAGAGCGACCCCCGAACGACGCGATCAGTCGACCGGCGAGCCAGTCACTGCGACTCGAGGGGCGCAGTGGTCCGACCGTAATCGCCGAATCGAACACGCGACGACAGCAATTGAGGAATTGTCCTTGTGCGCACGTACGCGACCGAAAAACCAGTTGGCACCAATCGTCAGTCAACGGTCGACCGCTGTCAGTCGTCGCCGCCTGCCGTAGCGGACAGGTGGTCGTCAGCCGTCCGGATCGCCCGGATCCCGTAGTAGAAGATCACGACGGTGACGAACAGCGACGAGCCGACGAGCAGGACGAAACTCACTGTATCGAGCACCGGTCGCTCGAGCCACGTCGCGAGTTCGCCGAAGGCGACGGCCGTGCTAGCTAACAGGAGCATGATGCCGAAGTAGATGGTGACGTCGTTTTCGTCGACGTACGCCGTCGCGGCCGAGCCGATACGGGCCCCGAGTGCGCTGCCGATCAACAGCGCCGTGACGACGCCAATGTCGATGACGCCGGAAAGTCCGTAGCTGAACGCGCCGACCGCCCCGGACATGAGCGCGCCGAAGAGACTCGTGCCGACGGCGGCGGAGAGGGGAACGCCGATCAGGTAGTAGATTGCGGGCATCCGAAGGAAGCCGCCGCCGACGCCGAGAAAGCCCGAGACCAATCCGACGCCGCCGCCGACGCCTGAGATCGTCCACATCGAAGCCTTGCTCCCATCGGTGAGCGTCACCATTGGCGGGATGTTGTACGACTTGATCGTCTGTGCTAACTCGGGGATCTCGTCGGCCTCGGCGTCGTCGGCATCGTCGTCCGAACCGTTGAGCGCACTTCGAACGAACAACAAGCCGATCGCCGCGAGCAACAGCACGTAGGCGACGCCGACGACCAACTCGGCCCGGCCGAGTGTCTCGAGGAAGAACACGATGGCCTTGCCACCCTCGATCCCGAGGACGATACCGACGAACATGAGCGCGCCGAGTTTGTAGTCGACCTGTCCGACGTCGTGGTGTTTCAGCGTCGCGATGACGGCCGTCCCGAAGACGAACGCCATCGAGCTACCGATCGCGACCGGCGCAGGATAGCCAAGAATCAACAGCGCGGGCGTCACGAGAAACGACCCACCCATGCCGAAAAAGCCGAAGAAGACGCCGACCATGAAGCCGAAGCCGATAAACACCGCCAAAAGCTCGAGACTGAGTCCAAGTAGTGCCATAGATGAGCGGTTACGTACCGGGCACTATCCGGAGTGGTCGTATAACACTTGTGAGTCTAGTGTACAATATTATTATGAGAAACGACATAGCTATCCAACGGGAATATCTGTAATCATTACACAAATATAGGCCGCATATTCGAGAGCGAATTGACGAGCGCCCCTCCTGCTTCGCTCGATTTGGCTTCGCTCCCGAGCAAATCCTGTGTCGGTTTGTCCGTGCGATGTCCGAAAAACAAACGTGAACCTGACCGTCCCAATCGCGCTACGTTCTCAGGTCTATCGGCACTATATTGAACAATCCAAACAATATTATACCGTCGACACCTACAGCCACTATGAAAGCCGTCTGTGCCACTGATCTCTCGGCAGCGAGCGAAGCGACCATCGAAAGCGAAACCTGCCTCGAGTGTCTCGGGCGGATCGGCGTCGAGGAGATCCACCTCGTCACCGTTATTCCATCGAACGTCCACGCGGGAATGCCCGGGATCGACTTCGAAAAACGCCGACGGCAGGCGCTCGATCGCTACCGCGAGGTCATCGAGAAGGCCGGCTTCGACGTCGAAACCCACGTCGTTCGCGGCACACCCCACCGACGGATCACCGGCATCGCCGAAACGATCGGCGCGAGCCTGACGATCGTCGGCTCCCGCGGGAAGAGTCCGCTCGAGAACCGCGTCATCGGGTCGACGGCGCGCAACCTCGCCCGGACGACGGTGACGCCGTTGCTGGTCAACCGGATCGAACGCGAGACCGAAGACCCGGACGTCGTCAGAGAACACCTGTTCCAGCGGATGCTGTACGCGACGGACTTCTCGCAGAACGCGGAACGCGCGTTCGAGACGTTCTCGTACCTTCGCCACGCCACTCAGGAAGCGACGCTGGTCCACGTCCAGACGCCAAAGGACCCTGACCTTCCGGAGGAAGAAGACCCCGAAGCGGCGCTCGAGGAACTCGCTGCCCAACTCGAGGAGTGGGGCATCGAGACGCAGATCGACGTTCGACAGGGCGATCCTGCCGATGAAATCCTTGCCGCAGAGGCCGAGTACGAGCCAACGACGACCCTCGTCGGCTCGCGCGGTCACAGCCGACTCCGCCGACTGCTGCTCGGCAGCGTCTCCGAAGACATCGTCGCACGGGCGAACGGGAACGTGATGCTCGTGCCACCCGAGCGAATGGCCTAATACGGACTGCGGGAGTCAAGCACCGCCGATCACCAGCGGCGGGGTCGGTGATCGGCAGTACATCGGTACAGCAGACCGTATAAAACACGTGGTCGCGTTTTTCGAGGCGGATATCGTGGGTATCGCCGACGTTCGACGCGATCGTCGCATCGTCAGCAGCTGCCGGGCGCTCACCGAACGGATGCGGCACCGACGTACTCGTCAGCGAACCAATGGGCAATCGCTCCCTCGGCGCGGTGCAAGACGTTGCTACACGTCGATTTCGAAACGTCGAGTGCCGATGCGACGTCCGTGAGCGTCGCCTCGCGTGGGACGTCGTAGTAGCCACACTCGAGTGCAGTCAGAAACACCTCGAGTTGGCGATCGGTCAACAGCTGCTCGGCCTGACCTGCGTCGACGTCGTGAACGTACTCGAGGCGATAGCTGACGCCGTTTGCCTCGAGCGAGTCGCCGAGCGCGGACAGTCGGTCGGCACTCGTCGTTAGCTCCCAGGTGACGACGCCGTCTTCGATCACGAACGGCGTCTCCATCGGGACGCCCGCCTGCTGGATCGGGATGAGCAGCGACGGGTTCGACGCCTCGACCTGCAACAGGGCCGTCTCGTCGTGTTTCCAGAGTAACTCGAGGGAGGCGACGTCGTCTCGGTCGTCGATCGCGGCGAGGATCGGCACCGGGTTCGATGCGGTCACCTCGAGGACGCCGATCGCGACGTCAAGGCCCGGCAACACGGAAGTCACTCGAAACGTGACGTCGGGATGGGCCGTAGAGACGTCGTGAATCCAGAGTGAGTCGGGAAGATCGACGGTGAGTTTCGCTCGCGGCATCGGTAGCAGTGGTTCGGGGCCGAACGCCGTAGCATGCGGTTCGAACATGTTCGAACGAAGCGTCGATGTTCGCGACAACCGGTAGGCAGCGGCCGCTCGAACGAACGTGTATGCCCGACTCACACGCACACGACGCGGCTCGAGGTGCCACGGATCGCCGAACCGCTCGCGGCTCGACCGGCGGGCCGCCGCTCTCGCTGACACCGTTTCACGTCGCCGGCGTCGGCTTTCTGCTCGCCGGCCTCTTGCTCGCGCTCTATCAGGGTCTCCAGGAGTTCGCACTCGTCCCCGAACTATCGTGGCTCACGTGGACGCACATCCACTTCGTCACCGTCGGCGCGTTCACGCAGTTGCTCTTCGGGACGCTGCCGCAGGTGGCGGCGCGGATCCTCGATCGCCCGGGGCCGTCGTCGTGGGCGATGAACGCGGGCTTCCTTGGCTTGAACGGCGCGCTCGTGCTCGCGTGGTACGGCCGCGCGTTCGGCGAGCCGCTGTGGTTCGACGTCGGCCTCGGAACGATCTGGCTGCTCGCGGGCTGGCTGTTCGTCGTCGTCCTGACGATGGCCCTCCGGAGCGACGGCGGCCGAGCGCGAAATCCGACCGTCGGCTTCTACCTGCTCTCGCCGTTCGTCTACCTGCTCGGGCTCACCCTGGCGTTCGGGCTGTTCAGCCACGGCTGGGACGTCCCCGGCGGCTGGTATGGGCTTCGGGAGGCGCACGTCCACGCCAACGCGTGGGGCTTTCTCGGCCTCGCGGCGATCGGCACGCTGTACGACCTCTTCCCGCGACTCGTCGGTACGGAACTCCACAGCAAGCGTCTGCAGCGGTATTCGCTACCGCTGTTCGCACTCGGCATCTTCCCGCTCGTTGTCGGGCCGGTGCTCGGGATGGGAAAGACGGTGACGGGTGTCGGGCTGGCGCTGTACGCCGCGGGCTATCTGCTGTACGTCTACACGCTCGCCCGAACCTACCTCGCTGGCACGTCGAACGGAACGGCACTCTCGGTGCTGGTCGCGCAGGGATGGATCCTCGGACCGGCCGCGTTCGCGCCGTTCATCCTGTTCGAAGTCCCGCTGGGGATTCCCGAACCGTGGATCGAGACGGGCGCGCTGCACTTTTTCTTCGTGGGCTGGGCGCTCCCCATCGCGCTCGCAGGCTCGCTGCTCGTCGTCCGCTCGCTCGAGTGGCCAGGAACCGACGCGCGTGCGAGCGCTGGTGACGGCGCTGCCGGACTCGTGCCCGCGGACAGCGTCCCCTCGGTCGTCGGCCCGTGGACCGTTCTGGCCTGGAATCTCGCGGTGCTCGCCGTCGGAATCGGTTTCTTCTACCAGGAACAGGCGTGGTCGGCGGTCCTGCACGGCTCAGGCTATGCCGTCTTGCTCGTGATCTGGGGGTACTACTTGCTCCGAATCGTCGACCAGCGGTGGCGCTCGAGGGCACATACGGCGACAGCCTGAACCAGCCACGGACTGTTCGCTGGGCATCCAGTCTCGCTATCGAGGTGGTCGACCGGGACCACCGCTTCGGAGCCACGCCTTGACGAGTT belongs to Natronorubrum aibiense and includes:
- a CDS encoding winged helix-turn-helix domain-containing protein, whose product is MQHEGQTNSAAIFQVLADDYARRILVAADQGPMTAKALSEACDASLTTVYRRCSMLQEHDLLEERTSVGPDGTHRSEFETVLEELHVDLSGGELSLTMETRDELADNFTALWDGLRGDK
- a CDS encoding DUF7521 family protein, whose amino-acid sequence is MIEVPFVLAKLITLALSLAVAYLAYHGYRRHGREPMLYVAAGFVFIGAGAICEGLIYTMFGTSILSAGLIQAAIVSSGMVLVLVSLTK
- a CDS encoding SCO family protein encodes the protein MHRRRYLYTAATAGIVGTAGCLESLPGTGDSRTVLEPPEQDLSEASHPSYDEELPESTLPDPLLGEEISTAQFEGKRTVLMTFIYTNCPDGMCPALTQRLRRTQEVAAEEGFADESAFLALTFDPERDTPDVLETYAGQQGVDLDAGNWHFLRPETYEEAQQVVSEQYGLPLEKRDADQYENLEYAFPHYNLILLVNDQGIVERAYPNGATIDISTVADDFETVVTA
- a CDS encoding helix-turn-helix domain-containing protein encodes the protein MANSMAKQLQQEMVCEGLLECLHGHTQLDTACYRVLVESDEPLTIDDVAERVDRERSTTYRSIQRLLQSGFVKKEQINYEHGGYYHVYFSTPPTQIARDMQRTVNNWYAKMDRLIGVFEAKYERASDGTATTEQ
- a CDS encoding CBS domain-containing protein, with the translated sequence MPVDNLARSDVITAATDESVQALATMMNDEDVGSIVITDGDEPVGIVTDRDLTLEVVAEGTAPDELVAEDVMSTDLCTIAHDSGFYRATELMSEHGVRRLPVTDGDGDLTGIITVDDLNELLADEHQQLADVVQAQRPPY
- a CDS encoding helix-turn-helix domain-containing protein, which gives rise to MANSMAEQLQQDMACEGLLECIHGLKQLDKECYQVMVESDEPLTIDEVAERVDRERSTAYRSIQRLLQSGFIQKEQINYEQGGYYHVYSPTDPSQIANDMQRMLNDWYAKMGQLIQEFEDKYEHVDSAAAVES
- a CDS encoding sulfite exporter TauE/SafE family protein, with translation MEIFGIGLTLIVLFVSFGFMVGVLFGFFGMGGSFLVTPALLVMGYPARVAVGSGMAFVFGTAVIATLKHHDLGQVDYKLGGLMIVGTSVGIEVGRIGVFYLEELGLASGVIGVTYVVLLGVIGVFVTRNALKNDGDDSGGGHHEAANEEIDPDAIPDIAKKIQSYHVPPMMTIAGGIQVSLWMVLGVAFATGLLSGFLGVGGGFIRMPAMFYLIGVPVPVAVGTDLFEIVFSGGIGSFLYGMEGGVDLSIVAPLLAGSALGARIGSAATGIVNEGDIKIYFGLMLLGGSIAVAFRQAGDYLGMEVLSTVSFALILLSAFLVSGAVIYSTIKTMRAESNTATAVAD
- a CDS encoding DUF7512 family protein is translated as MIDFATLSPAVQAGVLVGAVLVEAIVLYVGYGALEQVAAPPVIETIKNT
- a CDS encoding sulfite exporter TauE/SafE family protein; the protein is MALLGLSLELLAVFIGFGFMVGVFFGFFGMGGSFLVTPALLILGYPAPVAIGSSMAFVFGTAVIATLKHHDVGQVDYKLGALMFVGIVLGIEGGKAIVFFLETLGRAELVVGVAYVLLLAAIGLLFVRSALNGSDDDADDAEADEIPELAQTIKSYNIPPMVTLTDGSKASMWTISGVGGGVGLVSGFLGVGGGFLRMPAIYYLIGVPLSAAVGTSLFGALMSGAVGAFSYGLSGVIDIGVVTALLIGSALGARIGSAATAYVDENDVTIYFGIMLLLASTAVAFGELATWLERPVLDTVSFVLLVGSSLFVTVVIFYYGIRAIRTADDHLSATAGGDD
- a CDS encoding universal stress protein; its protein translation is MKAVCATDLSAASEATIESETCLECLGRIGVEEIHLVTVIPSNVHAGMPGIDFEKRRRQALDRYREVIEKAGFDVETHVVRGTPHRRITGIAETIGASLTIVGSRGKSPLENRVIGSTARNLARTTVTPLLVNRIERETEDPDVVREHLFQRMLYATDFSQNAERAFETFSYLRHATQEATLVHVQTPKDPDLPEEEDPEAALEELAAQLEEWGIETQIDVRQGDPADEILAAEAEYEPTTTLVGSRGHSRLRRLLLGSVSEDIVARANGNVMLVPPERMA
- a CDS encoding helix-turn-helix domain-containing protein, yielding MFEPHATAFGPEPLLPMPRAKLTVDLPDSLWIHDVSTAHPDVTFRVTSVLPGLDVAIGVLEVTASNPVPILAAIDDRDDVASLELLWKHDETALLQVEASNPSLLIPIQQAGVPMETPFVIEDGVVTWELTTSADRLSALGDSLEANGVSYRLEYVHDVDAGQAEQLLTDRQLEVFLTALECGYYDVPREATLTDVASALDVSKSTCSNVLHRAEGAIAHWFADEYVGAASVR